The following coding sequences lie in one Candidatus Bathyarchaeia archaeon genomic window:
- the panD gene encoding aspartate 1-decarboxylase: MQLRMLKGKIHRARVTGADLNYEGSIEIDSSLMEAAGILPFEKVDIWSITNGDRFSTYALPAEPRSGIIALNGAAARKVQPGDEIIITTFVSMNEKEAEHWNPKIVFVDEKNRFKPMTHVPRAMAGRRKLSP; this comes from the coding sequence TTGCAGCTGAGAATGCTCAAGGGCAAGATTCACAGAGCTCGAGTTACGGGTGCTGACCTGAACTACGAGGGAAGCATCGAGATAGACTCGTCTCTAATGGAAGCGGCTGGAATTCTTCCCTTCGAGAAGGTGGACATATGGAGCATCACCAACGGTGATAGATTCTCCACTTACGCCCTCCCCGCCGAACCACGAAGCGGAATCATTGCACTCAATGGCGCAGCCGCACGAAAAGTACAGCCGGGCGACGAGATCATAATCACGACGTTCGTATCGATGAACGAGAAAGAGGCTGAGCACTGGAATCCGAAAATCGTTTTTGTCGACGAGAAGAACCGGTTTAAGCCTATGACACACGTGCCCAGAGCAATGGCCGGTAGACGCAAATTGAGTCCGTAA
- the eif1A gene encoding translation initiation factor eIF-1A, with translation MGKRKVLSEANLSEMLTPGPGQLYGTVKNLLGYDRVLVECADGVTRVCRIRGKMKRRVWIKMGDTVLVAPWDFQPERGDIMFRYTQGQVESLRRSGQLKV, from the coding sequence ATGGGTAAGCGGAAGGTCCTCAGTGAGGCCAACCTCAGCGAGATGCTCACACCTGGCCCAGGCCAACTCTACGGGACGGTCAAGAACCTACTTGGCTACGACAGAGTACTCGTCGAGTGCGCCGACGGCGTTACGCGAGTCTGTCGAATCCGTGGAAAGATGAAACGCCGAGTCTGGATTAAGATGGGCGATACTGTACTGGTCGCTCCGTGGGACTTCCAGCCAGAGCGCGGCGACATCATGTTCCGGTACACCCAGGGACAAGTTGAGTCTCTCCGCAGATCAGGCCAGCTCAAGGTCTAG
- a CDS encoding class I SAM-dependent methyltransferase, whose product MKKRSDPADVVLKEIEAIGERSFIPSIGPVKGKILAEIVKRARPKRILEVGALYGYSAILMTKNSPPEVEIISVEKSPEHVRIASENIKRAKMQDKIRLIEGDGRTELLKLSGNFDLVFLDAEKTQYLAYLKAIEKNLHIGSVIVADNVGIFKDQMEDYLDYVRKRGLYKSRTVETLLEFSDTTKDAMEISEKLG is encoded by the coding sequence ATGAAGAAGCGATCGGACCCAGCAGATGTGGTCCTCAAAGAAATCGAGGCGATCGGTGAACGTTCGTTTATCCCATCTATTGGACCCGTCAAAGGAAAGATTCTCGCAGAGATCGTGAAAAGGGCGAGGCCTAAGCGAATCTTGGAAGTCGGAGCCCTCTACGGGTACTCTGCGATACTAATGACAAAGAACTCGCCGCCTGAGGTCGAGATCATATCAGTCGAGAAGAGCCCTGAACATGTGCGGATCGCCAGCGAGAACATCAAGCGTGCGAAAATGCAGGATAAGATTAGGCTCATCGAAGGAGATGGACGAACAGAATTGCTGAAACTCTCAGGAAACTTCGACTTGGTCTTCCTGGATGCAGAGAAGACCCAGTATCTAGCGTATCTCAAAGCTATCGAGAAGAATCTTCACATAGGTAGTGTCATCGTCGCGGACAACGTAGGCATATTCAAGGATCAAATGGAAGACTATCTCGATTATGTTAGGAAGAGGGGTCTGTACAAGAGCCGGACGGTAGAGACTCTTCTAGAATTCTCGGATACTACCAAGGACGCTATGGAGATAAGCGAGAAACTGGGTTAG
- a CDS encoding Xaa-Pro peptidase family protein has translation MKLDKSPLKMEFLRKKLKWIQQAMTEREIDAWITFTREGNEDPLAQDLRFSDLTWRSAAIIDQDGTKTAIVGNLEVDTIKQNKFYDEVIGYASEGAAPKLKQIIRRRNPKKIAVNASYDEGAADGLTSGMEAYLKRALKGYSKRFVSGEELAITLRARLVPEEVELAKKAIAECEKIYDKIEEAIRPGKKDKYVHEFAHKLVTERGLSTAWAYDRCPSVNVASNPMGHLGYHNATIRNGDFVKLDFGVNYEGYCSDIQRVYFVGPGNIPNSVKRMFETARTANNAALAVLKPGTLGYKVDGAGRKVVVNRGYSEYKHALGHVLGRSTHEIGPLLGPRWPNRYGKQVEKPVQKDMIFTIEPSVTSKLGTCNLEQDVLVTSSGYEELSKPQEDIIRVG, from the coding sequence GTGAAGCTCGACAAGTCTCCCCTCAAAATGGAGTTTCTGAGGAAGAAGCTAAAGTGGATTCAGCAGGCCATGACCGAACGGGAGATCGACGCCTGGATTACGTTCACGAGGGAGGGAAACGAGGATCCGCTGGCTCAAGATCTGAGGTTTAGCGATCTGACATGGCGATCCGCGGCGATCATAGATCAGGACGGAACCAAGACAGCTATCGTGGGGAACCTAGAAGTTGACACGATCAAGCAGAACAAGTTCTACGACGAGGTTATTGGCTATGCGAGCGAAGGTGCCGCCCCCAAGCTGAAACAGATCATCCGAAGACGAAATCCGAAGAAAATCGCCGTCAACGCGAGTTATGACGAGGGTGCTGCAGATGGCCTAACGAGTGGAATGGAGGCATATCTCAAACGGGCCTTGAAAGGGTACTCGAAACGGTTCGTCTCCGGAGAAGAGTTGGCTATAACCCTGCGAGCTAGGCTCGTCCCCGAAGAGGTCGAACTGGCGAAGAAGGCGATTGCCGAGTGCGAAAAAATCTACGATAAGATAGAGGAAGCGATCAGACCTGGTAAGAAGGATAAGTATGTTCACGAATTCGCTCACAAGCTCGTCACTGAGAGAGGCCTGTCCACGGCGTGGGCCTACGATCGCTGTCCCTCTGTGAATGTCGCAAGCAACCCGATGGGACATCTTGGCTATCATAACGCGACTATCAGAAACGGTGATTTTGTCAAGCTAGACTTTGGAGTCAACTACGAAGGCTACTGCAGTGACATTCAACGGGTCTATTTCGTAGGGCCTGGAAATATTCCGAACTCGGTGAAACGAATGTTCGAGACAGCTAGAACCGCAAACAATGCTGCGCTCGCAGTCCTAAAGCCCGGAACTTTGGGATACAAGGTTGACGGGGCTGGAAGAAAAGTAGTTGTCAATAGGGGCTACTCGGAATACAAGCATGCGCTAGGACACGTATTGGGGAGGAGTACCCATGAGATTGGGCCTCTTCTCGGTCCAAGGTGGCCAAACCGATATGGAAAACAGGTGGAAAAACCTGTTCAGAAGGACATGATCTTCACCATTGAACCCTCTGTCACGAGCAAGCTAGGAACTTGCAATCTGGAACAGGATGTCTTGGTCACGTCGAGTGGCTACGAGGAGCTGTCTAAGCCGCAGGAAGACATAATCAGGGTCGGATAG
- a CDS encoding methyltransferase domain-containing protein, with the protein MSDKVKEYFDQVSSQWDKMRKNFYGEEVRDAVLNAARISPDDTVLDVGAGTGFLTEGAAMVARKVIALDFSRGMSDESIAKLGKGKVEFRVGNVEHMQLPDSSVNVVIGNMVLHHCPHPEVAISEMSRVLRPGGRMAISDLQEHGHEWLRREHADLWLGFKMERVAVMMREKGLNSVKVETLSSCCSSSHEAQRVEIPMFLASARKQN; encoded by the coding sequence TTGTCGGACAAGGTGAAGGAATACTTCGATCAAGTCTCGTCCCAGTGGGACAAGATGAGAAAGAACTTCTACGGCGAGGAAGTTAGAGACGCTGTTTTGAATGCGGCCCGGATTAGTCCCGACGATACCGTCCTGGATGTGGGTGCTGGAACAGGATTTCTGACCGAAGGAGCCGCTATGGTCGCCCGCAAAGTCATCGCGCTCGACTTCTCCAGAGGTATGAGCGATGAATCAATTGCAAAGCTAGGGAAAGGAAAGGTTGAGTTCAGAGTTGGAAACGTGGAACACATGCAGCTACCAGATTCATCTGTTAATGTCGTGATCGGCAACATGGTGCTGCACCACTGTCCTCACCCTGAGGTCGCTATCTCGGAAATGTCCAGGGTGCTCAGGCCGGGTGGAAGAATGGCGATCTCAGACCTACAGGAACATGGCCACGAGTGGTTGCGGAGAGAGCACGCCGACTTGTGGTTGGGGTTCAAGATGGAAAGAGTCGCCGTGATGATGAGAGAGAAGGGACTGAACAGCGTGAAAGTAGAAACCCTCTCTTCCTGTTGTTCAAGCTCGCACGAAGCACAACGGGTTGAGATACCAATGTTCCTGGCGTCGGCCAGAAAACAGAACTGA
- a CDS encoding thioredoxin family protein, translated as MPSSPTTLDSVGLPLGASAVDFQLKGVDGKTHTLKSFSDKKALVVIFSCNHCPYVQAYEDRMVQLQKDYAAKGVTLVAINSNDETGYPEDSYPNMIKRAKERGFNFPYLRDETQEIAKKYGAICTPHIFAFDQQRRLQYKGRIDDNRNPEQVKTKDLGNALDAILSGQKPSVQETRPFGCSVKWKN; from the coding sequence ATGCCTTCCTCACCTACGACCCTCGACTCGGTCGGGCTTCCATTAGGCGCGTCCGCGGTCGATTTTCAACTGAAAGGAGTCGATGGCAAGACTCACACCCTGAAGAGCTTCTCTGACAAGAAAGCGTTAGTGGTGATTTTCAGCTGCAATCACTGCCCGTACGTGCAGGCATACGAAGACCGGATGGTTCAGCTCCAGAAGGATTATGCGGCCAAAGGAGTCACATTAGTCGCGATTAACAGCAACGACGAAACGGGATATCCAGAAGACAGCTACCCAAACATGATCAAAAGGGCCAAGGAACGTGGCTTCAACTTTCCCTACCTCAGAGATGAAACGCAGGAAATCGCCAAGAAATACGGGGCAATCTGCACCCCACATATTTTCGCGTTCGACCAGCAACGCCGATTACAATACAAGGGCAGAATTGACGATAACAGAAACCCCGAACAGGTGAAGACCAAAGATCTCGGGAACGCGTTAGACGCGATTCTTTCGGGCCAGAAGCCATCTGTTCAGGAGACGAGACCTTTCGGTTGCTCGGTCAAGTGGAAGAACTGA